Proteins from a genomic interval of Anatilimnocola floriformis:
- a CDS encoding FG-GAP repeat domain-containing protein: protein MRTAALTFAVLTLATVAIVFTAHGGELQRLPYNNPGLVVDLGVGLWAWPVPADADGDGDHDLIVVCPDVPSNGTWFFENTQGKEKFPIFKPARKLSEGAFQVTPSYVVDAQGKTTVRVMTPAVEYPDFLRSGLANPQKLKLTANVHGSKVRFNQWRYVDYDGDGALDLTIGIEDWAEYGWDRAFNEKGEWTRGPLHGQIYLLRNAGSTEKPDYEKPVKITAGGQTLDIFGCPSQSFADFDGDGDLDLLCGEFLDGFTYFQNVGTRKKPEYAAGQRVKRNGSELKMDLQMLIVVPFDWDLDGDADLVVGQEDGRVALIENIKQAKGEQPEFAAPRFFQQEADCVKYGVLCTPVGFDWDGDGDEDIVSGNSAGYIGWVENLGAAKESKTPKWAAPRNFTADGEEIRIQAGPNGSIQGPAEAKWGYTTISVADWDQDGLPDIVANSIWGRVVWWKNIGTRREPRLGKMQAIEVAWPAATPKPEWVWWNPQGKEIVTQWRTTPLVYDFNGDGLVDLAMIDQQGYLALFPRKKVGERLTLEPPQRVFFGANGSQWESNGKLVNKEPGELRLNNGEAGKSGRRKLSVTDWDHDGLPDLLLNGKNATFFKCVKSAPGRIEFQEIGDLAERELAGHDTSPTTIGWQAYAARNLLIGAEDGFLYYAERE, encoded by the coding sequence ATGCGCACTGCTGCCCTAACGTTCGCTGTCTTGACTCTGGCAACCGTGGCGATCGTCTTCACCGCACACGGTGGCGAGCTGCAACGTCTTCCCTACAACAACCCCGGCCTGGTCGTCGATCTGGGCGTGGGTCTCTGGGCCTGGCCGGTTCCTGCCGATGCCGACGGTGATGGCGATCATGATTTGATTGTGGTCTGCCCCGATGTTCCCTCCAACGGCACGTGGTTTTTTGAGAACACGCAGGGGAAAGAGAAGTTTCCGATCTTCAAACCCGCGCGCAAGCTCAGCGAAGGGGCTTTTCAAGTCACGCCGTCGTACGTCGTCGACGCGCAAGGCAAGACGACCGTACGCGTGATGACGCCAGCCGTGGAGTATCCCGATTTTCTCCGCAGCGGTCTCGCGAACCCGCAAAAGCTGAAACTCACGGCCAACGTGCACGGCAGCAAGGTCCGCTTCAATCAATGGCGATATGTCGACTACGACGGCGATGGTGCGCTCGATCTGACGATCGGCATCGAAGACTGGGCCGAGTATGGTTGGGATCGCGCGTTCAACGAAAAAGGCGAGTGGACCCGCGGGCCCTTGCATGGGCAGATCTATCTGCTGCGGAATGCGGGCTCGACGGAGAAGCCGGACTACGAGAAGCCGGTGAAGATCACCGCTGGTGGCCAGACGCTAGATATTTTTGGCTGCCCTTCCCAGAGCTTCGCCGATTTTGATGGCGACGGCGATCTTGATTTGCTCTGCGGCGAATTTCTCGATGGCTTTACTTACTTTCAAAACGTCGGCACGCGCAAGAAACCGGAGTATGCCGCCGGCCAGCGCGTGAAGCGGAACGGCAGTGAGCTAAAGATGGATTTGCAGATGCTGATCGTCGTTCCCTTCGATTGGGATCTCGATGGCGATGCGGATTTGGTCGTCGGTCAGGAGGATGGCCGAGTCGCGCTGATTGAGAACATCAAGCAAGCGAAAGGCGAGCAGCCAGAGTTCGCCGCGCCGCGATTCTTTCAGCAAGAAGCGGACTGTGTGAAGTATGGAGTGCTCTGCACGCCAGTCGGTTTCGATTGGGATGGTGACGGCGACGAAGACATCGTGAGTGGTAACAGCGCGGGCTACATCGGCTGGGTAGAAAATCTCGGCGCGGCGAAAGAGAGCAAGACGCCGAAGTGGGCCGCGCCCCGCAACTTCACCGCCGATGGCGAAGAGATTCGCATTCAAGCCGGTCCGAACGGCAGCATTCAGGGACCTGCCGAAGCGAAGTGGGGTTACACCACGATCAGCGTCGCCGATTGGGATCAAGACGGCTTGCCCGATATCGTGGCCAACAGCATTTGGGGCCGAGTCGTGTGGTGGAAAAACATCGGCACGCGGCGCGAGCCGAGGCTCGGCAAGATGCAAGCGATCGAAGTGGCCTGGCCAGCCGCGACGCCGAAGCCCGAGTGGGTCTGGTGGAATCCGCAGGGGAAAGAAATCGTTACGCAGTGGCGCACGACGCCGCTTGTTTACGATTTCAACGGCGATGGCCTCGTCGATCTCGCCATGATCGATCAGCAAGGTTATCTCGCTCTCTTCCCGCGCAAGAAAGTCGGCGAACGACTGACGCTCGAGCCGCCGCAGCGCGTCTTCTTCGGCGCGAATGGCTCGCAGTGGGAATCGAACGGCAAGCTCGTCAATAAAGAGCCCGGTGAACTCCGCCTCAACAACGGCGAAGCCGGCAAGAGTGGACGGCGAAAACTGTCGGTCACTGACTGGGACCACGATGGCTTGCCCGATCTACTGCTGAATGGCAAGAACGCGACGTTCTTCAAATGCGTAAAGTCCGCGCCTGGCCGCATCGAGTTTCAGGAAATCGGCGACCTCGCCGAGCGAGAACTCGCGGGGCACGACACCAGCCCCACGACAATCGGCTGGCAAGCGTATGCGGCGCGGAATCTGTTGATCGGCGCCGAGGATGGTTTCCTCTATTACGCCGAACGCGAGTAG
- a CDS encoding YciI family protein, translated as MPKFIFIYRYPVGVYQATSPEKMQEVMQQWLRWIAAGQAAGWMLDAGNEFDHAGVVVAADGKSADGPFAECGETLGGYSIVQAENLAAAAQRAKECPGLFAGGRVEVRPLFDGEYEG; from the coding sequence ATGCCGAAGTTCATTTTTATCTATCGTTATCCCGTGGGCGTTTACCAGGCGACCTCGCCGGAAAAAATGCAGGAAGTCATGCAACAATGGCTCCGCTGGATCGCCGCAGGGCAGGCCGCGGGTTGGATGCTCGATGCCGGCAACGAGTTTGATCACGCTGGTGTCGTGGTGGCAGCCGATGGAAAATCTGCCGACGGGCCGTTTGCCGAATGTGGCGAAACGTTGGGAGGTTACTCGATCGTGCAGGCCGAAAATCTGGCAGCCGCAGCGCAGCGAGCCAAGGAATGCCCCGGCTTGTTCGCGGGGGGACGCGTGGAAGTGCGACCGTTGTTCGATGGTGAATACGAAGGCTAA
- a CDS encoding WD40 repeat domain-containing protein codes for MVVQRFCLVALLLLAAGCGGKPNLPAPVANPVVAVAPPPKPVEDEGPPLPLAGPPEPIAVKALQPVTPATNQAFAEEKIELDPQASFDDLSARFATARQEMKQLPIGEFELQELYNAAIRTPFRDKKAVEERVPILQEWATTKPEDPTPLIILARLYTTWGWEARGNGFINTVTGDGYLQFKDRLGEGLKYALAAEKLQPQDPELYRALVDLGKGLSAERKHIDRYVETGRKICPNYFPLYESTVEYLLPRWHGAPGDCEAFAESICAAVGGDDGLEAYARIAMTTNCYDRDMLYTSEYDPKKIAAGCEIMGKRFPLARAPISFAAVVAWMAQNHELARSYYPQLKGRKPEIRHWKTQWRFEQYTHYCEAPPCPDVADEIHWPFRQGTGDIAYLDGGATLVVSPQAKEELVRLWDRQNLKTPKGAIPPFPDKVQQLQAAGKQLLLTAINGKESNTVAIHLDTPEEPAIFKATAQHAAVILSPDGNTAATRREADIALWDPRSGNVLHEIPAAPDYTKLAFSPDSKRLLVATSKAVKLYDVVDAKVVAEIEPSKRLTGMYLSQFSDFFDSDTIFFRGTSTGGKTSFAKWLTTEQKGEPFLLIPSKHHMSVKTVSKNFLILEETRHPASTLLHVHRLPDGKYLRTIDGHYGPMTKVLIAPNESEFAVAELFGPIRFWKLPAAAAN; via the coding sequence ATGGTAGTGCAGCGTTTCTGCCTCGTTGCTCTGTTGCTGTTGGCGGCTGGTTGCGGCGGCAAACCCAATTTGCCCGCGCCCGTCGCGAATCCGGTTGTCGCGGTTGCACCACCGCCGAAGCCGGTCGAAGACGAAGGCCCGCCGCTGCCGTTGGCGGGGCCGCCAGAACCAATCGCGGTGAAGGCTCTCCAGCCTGTAACGCCGGCGACGAATCAGGCCTTTGCCGAAGAAAAGATCGAGCTCGATCCGCAGGCCAGCTTCGACGATTTATCGGCGCGGTTCGCCACAGCCCGTCAGGAAATGAAGCAACTGCCGATCGGCGAGTTTGAGTTGCAGGAGCTCTACAACGCGGCGATACGAACTCCCTTTCGCGATAAAAAGGCCGTCGAAGAGCGCGTTCCCATTCTGCAAGAATGGGCCACCACCAAACCCGAAGATCCGACGCCGTTGATCATTCTCGCTCGCCTTTACACCACGTGGGGTTGGGAGGCGCGCGGCAACGGCTTTATCAACACCGTTACGGGCGATGGTTACCTGCAGTTCAAGGATCGTCTGGGTGAAGGCTTGAAGTATGCCTTGGCAGCTGAGAAGTTGCAGCCGCAGGATCCGGAACTGTATCGCGCGCTCGTCGATCTGGGCAAAGGTTTGAGTGCGGAGCGCAAGCATATCGATCGCTATGTAGAGACGGGCCGCAAGATCTGCCCGAACTATTTTCCTCTCTACGAATCGACCGTCGAATATCTTTTGCCGCGGTGGCATGGTGCGCCCGGCGATTGCGAAGCCTTTGCCGAGTCGATCTGTGCCGCCGTGGGGGGCGATGATGGCTTGGAGGCGTATGCGCGCATCGCGATGACCACGAATTGTTATGACCGAGACATGCTTTATACGAGCGAATACGATCCCAAGAAAATCGCGGCGGGTTGCGAGATCATGGGAAAGCGGTTTCCGCTCGCGCGAGCGCCCATCAGCTTTGCAGCCGTGGTGGCTTGGATGGCGCAGAACCACGAGCTGGCGCGCAGTTATTATCCGCAACTAAAAGGTCGCAAACCCGAGATTCGTCACTGGAAAACTCAGTGGCGGTTTGAGCAATACACGCACTACTGCGAAGCGCCTCCTTGTCCCGATGTCGCCGATGAAATTCATTGGCCGTTCCGCCAAGGGACCGGCGACATCGCCTACCTCGACGGCGGCGCGACGCTGGTGGTTTCGCCGCAAGCCAAAGAGGAACTGGTCCGTCTGTGGGACCGCCAAAATCTGAAAACCCCGAAAGGGGCCATCCCGCCATTTCCCGACAAGGTGCAGCAGTTGCAAGCCGCCGGTAAGCAGTTGCTGTTGACGGCAATCAACGGCAAGGAAAGCAACACCGTCGCCATTCATCTCGATACGCCCGAGGAGCCTGCGATCTTTAAAGCCACCGCGCAGCATGCCGCTGTCATTCTCAGCCCCGATGGCAACACCGCTGCGACGCGGCGCGAAGCCGACATCGCGCTCTGGGATCCTCGCTCCGGCAATGTCCTGCACGAGATTCCCGCCGCGCCCGATTACACCAAACTGGCTTTTTCGCCCGACAGCAAACGGCTGCTGGTTGCCACGAGCAAAGCCGTGAAACTTTACGACGTGGTCGATGCCAAGGTGGTCGCCGAAATCGAGCCGTCGAAGCGATTGACCGGAATGTATTTGAGTCAGTTCAGCGACTTTTTCGATTCCGACACGATCTTCTTTCGCGGCACCTCGACGGGAGGAAAGACGTCGTTCGCCAAGTGGCTGACCACGGAGCAAAAGGGGGAACCATTCCTGCTGATTCCGTCCAAGCACCATATGTCTGTCAAAACAGTGAGCAAGAACTTCCTGATTCTGGAAGAGACGCGCCACCCGGCTTCGACACTGCTGCACGTTCATCGCCTCCCGGACGGCAAGTACCTGCGGACGATCGACGGTCATTACGGACCGATGACGAAGGTTCTTATCGCTCCCAACGAAAGCGAATTCGCTGTCGCCGAGTTGTTCGGCCCGATCCGTTTTTGGAAGTTGCCGGCAGCGGCAGCCAATTGA
- a CDS encoding ExeA family protein, with protein sequence MYEAYWQLAARPFDHSADARFYYPGESQQGALLKLRYAVEMRQPAALLAGPAGVGKTALVQHLLRKCSDALAPRLSIVYPQLPGDQLLSYLAAQLNPHAPRLSTPEQNLRQLETTLGDNARAGKHALILIDEAHLLAHNGGLETVRLLLNLQCEGLPVATLVLLGQTGLLVAVERLPALEERIAVKCLLRRLTQTETLAYVQHRLQAAGATRPLFSDAALEAVHQHSLGVPRRINRLCDLALLVGFAEEATTIEAPQIDAISEELLTSTAD encoded by the coding sequence ATGTACGAAGCGTATTGGCAACTCGCAGCCCGGCCGTTCGATCATTCGGCCGACGCGCGCTTCTACTATCCGGGCGAGAGTCAGCAGGGCGCGCTCCTCAAACTGCGCTACGCCGTCGAAATGCGTCAGCCGGCTGCGCTCCTCGCCGGACCGGCCGGCGTCGGCAAGACCGCGCTTGTGCAACATCTACTGCGCAAGTGCAGCGACGCTCTCGCGCCGCGACTGAGCATCGTCTATCCACAATTGCCCGGCGACCAACTCCTCAGTTATCTCGCCGCGCAGCTGAATCCGCACGCGCCGCGCCTCAGCACTCCGGAACAAAACCTGCGACAACTCGAAACCACACTCGGCGACAACGCCCGCGCCGGCAAACACGCGCTGATTCTCATCGATGAAGCGCATCTCCTCGCGCATAACGGCGGCCTCGAAACCGTTCGCTTGCTCCTCAACCTGCAATGCGAAGGCTTGCCCGTCGCGACGCTCGTGCTGCTCGGTCAAACGGGTTTGCTCGTTGCCGTCGAACGCTTGCCAGCCCTCGAAGAACGGATCGCTGTGAAGTGCCTATTGCGCCGGCTGACGCAAACGGAAACACTCGCCTACGTGCAACATCGTCTGCAAGCCGCTGGCGCTACTCGGCCTCTCTTCAGCGATGCCGCGCTGGAAGCCGTTCATCAACATTCTCTGGGCGTGCCGCGGCGAATCAACCGCCTCTGCGATCTGGCCCTGCTCGTCGGCTTTGCCGAAGAAGCTACCACCATCGAAGCTCCGCAGATCGATGCGATCTCGGAAGAGCTGCTCACGTCGACGGCGGATTAA
- a CDS encoding YybH family protein has product MLRFIVMLGLFCLTLSAAKAAETKPSAEETAVRKVLNDQVAAWNKGDLDGFMAGYWNSEELTFYSGKDKQLGWAKTLERYQKRYQSDGKEMGQLAFAELEVQTLSPEYAIVKGRFKVELKKETLEGLFTLVMKKMDRGWVIVHDHTSS; this is encoded by the coding sequence ATGCTGCGATTCATCGTTATGCTCGGCCTGTTTTGCCTGACGCTCTCGGCTGCCAAGGCCGCCGAAACCAAGCCGTCGGCCGAAGAGACTGCTGTTCGCAAAGTGTTGAATGACCAGGTCGCTGCTTGGAACAAAGGCGATCTCGACGGCTTCATGGCCGGCTATTGGAACTCCGAGGAGTTGACCTTTTATTCCGGCAAGGACAAACAACTCGGCTGGGCAAAAACGCTCGAGCGCTATCAAAAGCGTTACCAGAGCGACGGCAAAGAAATGGGGCAGCTGGCATTTGCCGAACTGGAAGTGCAAACGCTGAGTCCGGAATACGCCATCGTCAAAGGTCGCTTCAAAGTCGAGCTGAAGAAAGAGACGCTCGAAGGGCTCTTCACACTCGTGATGAAGAAAATGGACCGCGGCTGGGTGATCGTACACGATCACACGTCGTCGTGA
- a CDS encoding sigma-70 family RNA polymerase sigma factor: MTDNSHTALIRPMLEHFFRHQATRLIAVLTRFFGWGQLQLVEDMVQESLLDAFQCWQRHGIPECPEAWMHRIARNKVIDALRRQGAELRAAVSRAGGDAAADLQLDELFDDAVLADSELRMIFACCHPRLAAENRIALILKILFAYSPAEVAEAIGASEAAVKKRLQRAKTELIDFQVTLDAPGPDEAVQRLTAVHGVLRALVQEANRGHLPVHVALAMRGEVLRLGRLLASDRRYATAETYSLLAQLV, from the coding sequence ATGACTGACAACAGCCACACCGCTTTGATCAGGCCGATGCTCGAGCACTTCTTTCGTCATCAGGCCACGCGACTCATCGCGGTGCTGACGCGTTTCTTCGGCTGGGGACAGCTGCAGCTGGTCGAAGACATGGTGCAGGAATCGCTGCTGGATGCATTTCAATGTTGGCAGCGACATGGCATTCCGGAATGCCCCGAAGCCTGGATGCATCGCATTGCTCGCAACAAGGTTATCGATGCGTTGCGCAGACAAGGAGCGGAATTGAGAGCTGCCGTCAGTCGTGCCGGCGGTGATGCAGCGGCCGATTTGCAATTGGACGAACTCTTCGACGACGCCGTCTTAGCCGACAGCGAGTTGCGGATGATCTTTGCTTGCTGCCATCCGCGACTGGCGGCCGAGAATCGCATCGCCCTGATCTTAAAAATACTGTTTGCCTATTCGCCCGCCGAAGTGGCCGAAGCCATCGGCGCTTCCGAGGCCGCGGTGAAGAAGCGGTTGCAGCGGGCCAAAACGGAACTCATCGACTTCCAAGTGACGCTCGACGCACCCGGTCCCGACGAAGCAGTTCAGCGATTGACGGCTGTGCACGGCGTGTTGCGGGCCTTGGTGCAAGAAGCGAACCGCGGGCATCTTCCCGTACACGTCGCGCTGGCGATGCGCGGCGAAGTACTCCGCCTCGGTCGATTGCTCGCCTCCGATCGTCGCTATGCCACGGCGGAGACTTACTCACTCCTCGCGCAGCTCGTATGA
- a CDS encoding tyrosine-protein kinase family protein: MQTPSQSAYAPSAPPSRSAARSSTTTERTAAPARDPSLFDEQYDAGTFYRVDSAAANPVPAAHVTAEPKVPRRLQRRAGRFDSTIEDVAPPPQPAVEPHPHTLPPRRQWSQSMLEIARQLARLDFKGTPLSELPPEIVYVEPELPAPPPTPVVPAEQNVVEEEIAAEIELECPPQALAELWSMNAIIMQSSLVELADAETWLAQPVAPSVICHENIANGWSAAAEVAKPEAKIEAAIQQSIEAKFKASVVIETPVEEVFNEVEAESIVEEIIEPVVETKAKKKFRIDSAHAPIRGPHTKVAEPVEEIADEFAAEIVSEEPVAEVKPEPVAEKPAEAPTVPKRPYVPLWEVDRLTWPPLCDKLMKDPQGYFATASNKLLSVVRGGLKVLGITGSRRGEGRTTLALCLARAAAQAGIHVALVDADFARPQLATMLGLETAYGWQEAATGKIPLSEAAVKSLADRLTVLPLEVSTSTSKLSLADPRVTATLRATAATFDLVIVDMGPLGTSNEPLFPVGENCPLDAAVVVRDVRYSLVNESRSAGDRLYDAGIEAVGIAENFVTQPELAFL, translated from the coding sequence ATGCAGACTCCATCCCAATCTGCCTACGCGCCATCGGCCCCGCCGTCGCGATCCGCTGCTCGTAGTTCTACGACAACGGAACGGACCGCAGCGCCAGCGCGCGATCCGTCGCTGTTCGACGAGCAGTACGACGCGGGGACGTTCTATCGCGTCGACTCCGCGGCCGCCAATCCGGTTCCCGCCGCACATGTGACGGCCGAACCGAAGGTTCCGCGCCGCTTGCAGCGCCGCGCCGGTCGCTTCGATTCGACCATCGAAGACGTAGCACCGCCGCCGCAGCCCGCTGTCGAACCCCATCCGCACACGCTGCCGCCGCGCCGTCAGTGGTCGCAGAGCATGCTCGAAATCGCGCGGCAACTCGCCCGCCTCGATTTCAAGGGCACGCCCCTCAGCGAACTGCCGCCGGAAATCGTCTACGTCGAACCCGAACTTCCCGCACCGCCACCCACGCCGGTCGTCCCTGCCGAACAAAACGTCGTTGAGGAAGAGATCGCTGCCGAGATCGAGCTCGAGTGCCCGCCGCAAGCGTTGGCCGAACTCTGGTCGATGAACGCGATCATCATGCAGTCGTCGCTCGTCGAACTGGCCGATGCCGAAACCTGGCTCGCTCAGCCCGTCGCGCCATCGGTCATCTGCCACGAAAATATCGCTAATGGTTGGTCGGCTGCGGCTGAAGTTGCCAAGCCGGAAGCAAAAATCGAAGCCGCTATTCAGCAGAGCATTGAAGCGAAGTTCAAAGCCTCGGTGGTGATCGAAACACCAGTCGAAGAAGTCTTCAACGAAGTAGAAGCCGAATCGATCGTCGAAGAGATCATCGAGCCGGTTGTCGAAACCAAAGCAAAAAAGAAGTTCCGCATCGACTCGGCTCACGCGCCGATTCGCGGCCCGCACACCAAGGTTGCTGAACCGGTTGAAGAAATCGCCGACGAATTCGCCGCAGAGATTGTCAGCGAAGAACCGGTTGCTGAAGTGAAGCCCGAACCAGTGGCTGAAAAGCCCGCCGAGGCGCCGACCGTGCCGAAGCGGCCTTACGTGCCGCTGTGGGAAGTCGATCGCCTCACCTGGCCGCCGTTGTGCGACAAGCTGATGAAGGATCCGCAGGGCTACTTCGCCACGGCCAGCAACAAATTGCTGAGCGTGGTCCGCGGCGGCCTCAAGGTTCTCGGCATCACGGGCAGCCGGCGCGGCGAAGGTCGCACGACACTCGCGCTCTGTCTCGCTCGCGCTGCCGCGCAGGCCGGCATTCACGTCGCCCTCGTCGATGCCGACTTTGCTCGTCCGCAGTTGGCCACGATGCTCGGCCTCGAAACCGCTTACGGCTGGCAGGAAGCCGCGACCGGCAAGATTCCACTCAGCGAAGCCGCCGTGAAATCGCTCGCCGATCGCCTGACGGTGCTGCCGCTCGAAGTTTCGACCTCAACCTCGAAGCTCTCGCTCGCCGATCCCCGCGTGACTGCCACGCTGCGGGCCACGGCGGCGACGTTCGACCTGGTGATTGTCGACATGGGTCCGCTCGGCACGAGCAATGAGCCGCTCTTTCCGGTCGGTGAGAACTGCCCGCTCGATGCTGCCGTGGTCGTTCGCGACGTCCGTTACTCGCTCGTCAACGAAAGCCGCTCGGCTGGCGATCGACTGTACGACGCAGGCATCGAAGCCGTCGGCATCGCCGAAAACTTTGTCACGCAACCCGAACTCGCTTTCCTGTAG
- a CDS encoding alpha/beta hydrolase family protein encodes MRLPWLYFGLLLGLLALPAYGQEASPTKYPPAAEVKASFLKMLDRPRVAIDPQVSESKTDAAGMLEEKLSFASEKKADGVTERVPLLLVRPKSDKAKLPCVIVLHGTGGNKESQRGFLVDLAKRGIIGVAIDARYHGERSGGKKGAEAYVAAIERAWQTKAGEPQEHPFYYDTAWDLWRTVDYLATRDDIDATRIGMIGFSMGGIQTWLAASVDERIKVAVPAIAVQSFRWSLEHDEWQGRAKTIKAAHDAAAKDLGEKEVNQRVCRELWNKVIPGMLAQYDCPSLLRLFADRDLLIVNGEKDPNCPIGGAKIAFASAEQAFAEKKRSDHLKIMVAEGVGHSVTAEQRTAALDWFEKRL; translated from the coding sequence ATGCGTTTACCTTGGCTTTACTTCGGGCTGCTGTTGGGCTTGCTGGCGCTCCCTGCTTATGGGCAAGAAGCCTCGCCGACGAAGTATCCGCCAGCGGCGGAAGTGAAGGCCTCGTTCCTAAAAATGCTCGATCGGCCACGTGTGGCGATTGACCCGCAGGTGAGCGAATCGAAAACCGATGCGGCGGGGATGCTCGAAGAGAAGCTATCGTTCGCTAGCGAAAAGAAGGCCGATGGCGTGACAGAGCGGGTGCCGCTGCTGCTCGTGCGGCCGAAGTCGGACAAGGCGAAGTTGCCCTGCGTGATCGTGTTGCATGGCACGGGTGGGAATAAGGAAAGTCAGCGGGGGTTTCTGGTTGATCTCGCCAAGCGGGGCATCATCGGCGTGGCCATCGACGCCCGCTATCACGGCGAACGCTCGGGTGGAAAGAAGGGGGCCGAAGCTTACGTCGCTGCCATCGAGCGAGCCTGGCAGACGAAGGCTGGCGAACCGCAAGAGCATCCGTTTTATTACGACACGGCTTGGGATCTGTGGCGAACCGTCGACTATCTCGCTACGCGCGATGATATCGACGCCACCCGCATCGGCATGATCGGTTTCAGCATGGGTGGCATTCAAACGTGGCTGGCCGCGTCGGTCGACGAGCGCATCAAAGTCGCCGTGCCGGCGATCGCAGTGCAGAGCTTTCGCTGGAGCCTCGAACACGACGAATGGCAAGGCCGAGCCAAGACCATCAAAGCGGCGCACGATGCGGCGGCGAAAGATCTGGGCGAAAAGGAAGTCAATCAGCGTGTTTGCCGCGAACTCTGGAACAAAGTCATCCCCGGCATGCTCGCTCAATACGATTGCCCGAGCTTGCTCCGGCTCTTTGCCGATCGCGATTTGCTGATCGTCAACGGCGAAAAAGATCCCAACTGCCCGATCGGCGGCGCGAAGATCGCGTTCGCCTCGGCTGAACAAGCATTCGCTGAAAAGAAACGGAGCGACCATTTAAAAATCATGGTCGCCGAAGGAGTGGGGCACTCGGTGACAGCAGAACAGAGGACGGCGGCGCTCGATTGGTTTGAGAAACGCTTATAA